One Mycobacterium sp. SMC-4 DNA window includes the following coding sequences:
- a CDS encoding universal stress protein encodes MSAPSAVHGVVVGIDGSASSLSAVRWAARDAQLREVGLTLVHVDDAPEAGAEADAVLGQAEAAALTVIGSQPSLIDNRHAHGKPVDELVEAAKEAQLIAVGSRGRAGHLRQRIGSVGVGLLHHAHCPVAVVHGDEPPRRGPGRKPVLVGIDGSKRSVSAAAVAFDEASRRATDLLALHVCKDADNPTMRHSDFAMIEHEAEEFLRKSLTELQQQYPGVTVHYLVRFENPARQLLVQAERAQLIVVGSHGRGAVAGKLLGSVSTAVAEQSRIPVIVARRS; translated from the coding sequence ATGTCGGCACCCTCAGCAGTTCACGGAGTCGTCGTCGGGATCGACGGGTCCGCGTCGTCGCTGTCGGCCGTCCGCTGGGCGGCTCGCGACGCCCAGCTACGCGAGGTGGGGCTCACCCTCGTCCACGTCGACGACGCCCCCGAGGCCGGCGCCGAGGCTGACGCAGTACTCGGCCAGGCCGAGGCGGCGGCACTGACCGTCATCGGAAGCCAGCCCTCGTTGATCGACAACCGGCACGCCCACGGCAAGCCGGTCGACGAACTCGTCGAAGCCGCCAAAGAAGCGCAGCTGATCGCTGTGGGATCGCGCGGTCGCGCAGGGCATCTGCGTCAGCGCATCGGTTCGGTCGGCGTCGGACTGCTCCACCACGCGCACTGCCCGGTCGCCGTCGTCCACGGTGACGAGCCGCCGCGGCGTGGTCCCGGCCGTAAACCGGTTCTGGTCGGAATCGACGGGTCCAAGAGATCGGTGAGCGCGGCGGCTGTCGCCTTCGACGAGGCGTCGCGGCGAGCCACCGACCTGCTGGCGCTGCATGTGTGCAAGGACGCCGACAACCCGACAATGCGCCACAGCGATTTCGCGATGATCGAACACGAAGCCGAGGAGTTCCTGCGGAAGTCACTGACCGAACTGCAGCAGCAGTACCCGGGCGTGACGGTGCACTACCTGGTGCGGTTCGAGAACCCGGCCCGCCAGCTTCTCGTACAGGCCGAACGCGCGCAACTGATCGTCGTCGGTAGCCACGGCCGGGGCGCGGTCGCCGGCAAGCTGCTCGGCTCGGTCAGCACCGCAGTGGCCGAGCAGTCGCGTATCCCGGTCATCGTTGCGCGGCGCTCGTAG
- a CDS encoding GAF and ANTAR domain-containing protein — translation MEPDRATRIWTAVALRAMRAKEPLAPGHACVECIEALAVSGAGLMLATGPQTLEPFYCVGDHAGEADGLQATVGEGPGIDASATGQPVLVDDLASATSQRRWPVFAVQAAPLNVRAIHSFPLALGAIQVGALNLYSDAPRDFGRDDLVDALVYADTALLLVLDARSGVDCSGDDAIVDGQVTALWRAEVHQAAGMVSVQLGISVLDALVRLRAHAYRYDQPLPTVARAVVERRLRFRAVA, via the coding sequence ATGGAACCTGATCGCGCCACCCGGATCTGGACCGCGGTGGCGCTGCGCGCCATGCGCGCGAAAGAACCGCTCGCACCGGGCCATGCGTGCGTCGAGTGCATCGAAGCGCTGGCTGTCAGCGGCGCCGGCCTGATGCTGGCAACGGGCCCGCAGACATTGGAGCCGTTCTACTGTGTCGGCGACCACGCCGGTGAAGCCGACGGACTGCAAGCCACCGTCGGCGAGGGACCGGGCATCGATGCCTCGGCTACCGGGCAGCCGGTCCTGGTCGACGACCTGGCCTCGGCCACCTCCCAGCGACGGTGGCCGGTATTCGCGGTGCAGGCGGCCCCCCTCAATGTGCGTGCCATTCATAGCTTTCCGCTGGCATTGGGTGCCATCCAGGTCGGGGCATTGAATCTCTACAGCGACGCCCCCCGCGACTTCGGCCGCGACGATCTGGTGGACGCCCTGGTCTACGCCGACACCGCGCTGCTGCTGGTACTCGACGCACGCAGCGGTGTCGATTGTTCTGGCGACGACGCGATCGTCGATGGCCAGGTCACGGCGCTGTGGCGGGCAGAGGTACATCAAGCGGCCGGAATGGTGTCGGTGCAGTTGGGAATCTCGGTGCTCGATGCGCTGGTGCGGCTGCGCGCGCACGCCTATCGGTACGACCAACCGCTGCCGACGGTGGCCCGGGCGGTGGTGGAGCGCAGACTACGTTTCCGTGCCGTTGCCTAA
- a CDS encoding erythromycin esterase family protein, whose protein sequence is MTSIAQESRSEGSRRVFRDRREAGRVLAGMLGGYRGRTGLVVLGLARGGIPVAWEVAAALGAPLDAFIVRKLGAPGHDEFAMGALASGGRLVVNDDVVRGLGVSPQQVREVAEREGRELLRREAAYRAGRPPLELAGKTVILVDDGLATGASMLAAVQALRELDPEEIVVAVPAAPESTCREFAGLVDDVVCASMPTPFLAVGESFWDFRQVSDDEVRELLATPTVGMPTARIRLAETPAEAIFRSAVDAPGGMPPRETLDELIGDARIVLIGESSHGTHEFYEARAEITRWLIEEKGFCAVAAEADWPDAYRVNRYAHGQGDDGSAEEALSGFERFPAWMWRNTVVRDFVGWLRAHNAQRRTEGKRAAGFYGLDLYSLHRSIREVVDYLDDVDPVAARRARQRYSCFEHTSADDGQAYGYAAAFGAGVSCERQAVEQLVELHRHGLEYLRHDGLPAEDELFYALQNAQTVRAAEAYYRAMFGARVSSWNLRDRHMAQTLEALLGHLDRHLDRRGGVEPARIVVWAHNSHVGDARATEVGADGQLTLGQLVREKFGEAARLIGMTTYSGTVTAASQWGGIAERKVVRPALNGSIEELLHEVDRPAFMVSGAICRAAAEPLDTVRLARAIGVIYQPATERQSHYYHVRPGGQFDAIIHIDTTTALQPLEVTSRWVAGETPETYPTGL, encoded by the coding sequence ATGACGAGTATTGCCCAGGAATCGCGCAGCGAAGGATCCCGGCGGGTCTTTCGGGATCGTCGGGAAGCCGGCCGGGTGCTGGCCGGAATGCTCGGCGGGTACCGCGGCAGAACGGGCCTGGTGGTTCTCGGACTGGCCCGGGGCGGCATTCCGGTCGCCTGGGAAGTCGCAGCGGCCCTCGGTGCCCCGCTGGATGCCTTCATCGTGCGCAAGCTCGGCGCCCCCGGGCACGACGAGTTCGCCATGGGAGCGTTGGCCAGCGGCGGACGTCTGGTGGTCAACGACGACGTCGTGCGTGGCCTGGGGGTGTCGCCTCAGCAGGTCCGCGAGGTCGCCGAGCGGGAAGGGCGTGAACTGCTGCGCCGCGAGGCCGCCTACCGGGCCGGCCGGCCACCACTCGAACTGGCCGGTAAGACGGTGATTCTGGTCGACGACGGTCTGGCCACCGGGGCCAGCATGCTCGCCGCCGTACAGGCGCTGCGCGAGCTGGATCCCGAGGAGATCGTCGTCGCCGTCCCCGCCGCGCCGGAATCCACCTGTCGCGAGTTCGCCGGGCTCGTCGACGACGTCGTCTGCGCGTCGATGCCCACCCCGTTTCTCGCGGTCGGGGAGTCGTTCTGGGACTTCCGACAGGTCAGCGACGACGAGGTGCGCGAGCTGCTCGCCACCCCCACCGTCGGGATGCCCACGGCGCGGATCCGGCTGGCCGAAACCCCGGCCGAGGCGATCTTCCGCAGCGCCGTCGACGCGCCGGGCGGCATGCCACCGCGGGAGACCCTCGACGAGCTGATCGGTGACGCCCGCATCGTGCTGATCGGCGAGAGCTCGCACGGCACGCACGAGTTCTACGAGGCGCGCGCCGAGATCACCAGGTGGTTGATCGAGGAGAAGGGCTTCTGCGCGGTTGCTGCCGAAGCGGACTGGCCCGACGCCTACCGGGTCAATCGTTACGCCCACGGGCAGGGCGACGACGGGTCGGCAGAGGAGGCGTTGAGCGGGTTCGAGCGGTTCCCGGCCTGGATGTGGCGCAACACCGTGGTTCGCGATTTTGTCGGATGGTTACGGGCCCACAATGCGCAGCGCCGGACCGAAGGCAAACGTGCGGCCGGGTTCTACGGGCTGGACCTCTACAGCCTGCACCGGTCGATCCGCGAGGTGGTCGACTACCTCGACGACGTCGACCCCGTCGCGGCGCGCCGAGCCCGACAGCGGTACTCCTGCTTCGAGCACACCTCGGCCGACGATGGCCAGGCCTACGGCTATGCCGCAGCGTTCGGTGCTGGGGTGTCCTGTGAACGCCAAGCGGTCGAACAGCTCGTCGAACTGCACCGCCACGGGCTGGAGTATCTGCGTCATGACGGCCTGCCGGCCGAAGACGAATTGTTCTACGCATTGCAGAACGCGCAGACCGTCCGCGCCGCCGAGGCCTACTACCGCGCCATGTTCGGGGCGCGGGTCAGTTCCTGGAATCTGCGGGACCGACACATGGCCCAGACGCTGGAGGCGTTGCTGGGGCACCTGGACCGGCATCTGGACCGGCGCGGTGGAGTCGAACCGGCGCGGATCGTGGTATGGGCACACAACTCGCACGTCGGCGATGCGCGCGCCACCGAGGTCGGTGCTGATGGGCAGTTGACCCTCGGGCAGCTGGTGCGCGAGAAGTTCGGCGAGGCGGCCCGACTGATCGGCATGACCACCTACTCCGGCACGGTGACCGCGGCCAGCCAATGGGGCGGGATCGCCGAACGCAAGGTGGTGCGCCCGGCACTCAACGGCAGCATCGAAGAACTGCTCCACGAGGTCGACCGGCCCGCATTCATGGTGTCCGGGGCGATCTGCCGGGCGGCCGCCGAACCGCTGGACACCGTGCGGCTGGCGCGTGCCATCGGAGTCATCTACCAGCCCGCGACCGAGCGGCAGAGCCACTACTACCACGTCCGGCCGGGCGGGCAGTTCGATGCGATCATCCACATCGACACCACCACCGCACTGCAGCCACTCGAGGTCACCAGCAGGTGGGTCGCCGGAGAAACCCCGGAAACCTATCCGACCGGCCTATGA
- a CDS encoding DUF1918 domain-containing protein codes for MHAEVGDWLVIKGLTVDRPEHRGLITEVRSRDGSPPYVVRWLDSEHEAVVFPGPDAVVVTAAAQHQADARARRRFGAVQSEILRRTKH; via the coding sequence ATGCACGCCGAAGTGGGGGACTGGCTGGTCATCAAGGGTTTGACGGTCGACCGGCCCGAGCATCGAGGCCTGATCACCGAGGTGCGCTCGCGCGACGGCTCGCCGCCATACGTCGTGCGCTGGCTCGATTCCGAGCATGAAGCCGTGGTGTTTCCGGGTCCGGATGCGGTGGTCGTCACCGCCGCTGCCCAGCACCAGGCCGACGCCCGCGCGCGCCGCCGATTCGGGGCCGTCCAGTCGGAAATCCTGCGCCGCACCAAGCATTAG
- a CDS encoding 1-phosphofructokinase family hexose kinase, producing the protein MTAPPIVTLTLNTALDVTADADDVVATQKIRCRAERYDAGGGGVNVARFAHALGMPISAVFTAGGATGSQVTDLITAEGVAAVPVAIRGATRESFTVNELASGKQYRFIFPGPTLTSGEQQQCLAALRRAAVSAQFVVASGSLPPGAPPDFYQRVADMCSQTQAALILDTSGGGLKYVTSGVYLLKPSLRELRECVGRALLTQDEQVCAAGELIDGGLTDVVVVSLGAAGALLVTREGAEHFPAPSVAAVSEVGAGDAMVAGITVSLARGQTLRRAVGYGIAAATAKLRTPGTATFLRDDVDHRFGEYLSCVDQVR; encoded by the coding sequence ATGACTGCTCCGCCGATCGTCACGCTGACGTTGAACACCGCCCTCGACGTCACCGCCGACGCCGACGACGTCGTCGCGACCCAGAAGATCCGTTGCCGCGCCGAGCGGTACGACGCGGGCGGCGGTGGTGTCAATGTGGCGCGTTTCGCCCACGCGCTCGGGATGCCGATCTCGGCGGTTTTCACTGCCGGGGGTGCGACAGGTTCGCAGGTCACCGACCTGATCACCGCCGAGGGGGTAGCTGCTGTGCCGGTGGCCATCCGGGGGGCGACGCGGGAGAGTTTCACAGTCAACGAACTCGCGAGCGGTAAGCAGTATCGGTTCATCTTCCCCGGTCCCACGCTGACGTCCGGGGAGCAGCAACAGTGCCTTGCGGCGCTGCGGCGGGCCGCAGTGTCAGCGCAGTTCGTGGTGGCCAGCGGCAGCCTACCGCCGGGGGCTCCGCCGGATTTCTATCAGCGCGTCGCCGACATGTGCAGTCAGACGCAGGCAGCATTGATCCTCGACACGTCCGGGGGCGGGCTCAAGTACGTGACCTCGGGTGTGTACCTGCTCAAGCCCAGTCTGCGTGAGCTGCGCGAATGTGTCGGCCGTGCACTGCTGACACAGGACGAACAGGTCTGTGCTGCAGGGGAACTCATTGATGGCGGGCTCACCGACGTCGTCGTGGTGTCATTGGGCGCCGCCGGTGCGCTACTGGTCACCCGCGAGGGCGCCGAACATTTCCCGGCACCTTCGGTGGCTGCTGTCAGTGAGGTCGGCGCCGGTGATGCGATGGTTGCCGGTATCACCGTCAGCCTTGCTCGGGGCCAGACATTGCGCCGTGCCGTGGGGTACGGCATCGCAGCGGCGACAGCCAAACTCCGGACTCCGGGAACCGCGACGTTCCTGCGCGACGATGTCGACCATCGTTTCGGGGAGTATCTGTCCTGCGTCGATCAAGTGAGGTGA
- a CDS encoding GAF domain-containing protein: protein MGPVTDWGKSDAGTGMRPLRETLSQLRLRELLNEVQDRVEQIVEGRDRLDGLLDAMLTVTSGLELDETLRTIVGTAVELVDARYGALGVRGHDHELVEFIYQGIDETTREHIGHLPEGRGVLGVLIDDPKPIRLDNISQHPDSVGFPDHHPPMRTFLGVPVRIRDQVFGNLYLTEKAGGQPFSEDDEVLVQALAAAAGIAIDNARLYEQSKIRRSWIEATRDIGTEMLSGVDPSTVFRLVADKSRQLSGAQSTLVAVRSDLDDPDGEIEELLVVAASGHGLAAIPAAIPTAGNVIAEVFASATPRRLDALVLDAAVSWPGPALVLPLRASGTVAGVLVALRPEGAAPFDAEELDMVAAFVDQAGLAWRLATAQRRLREVDVLTDRDRIARDLHDHVIQRLFAVGLTLQGTIPRARTPEVQSRLTECVDDLQQVIQEIRTAIFDLHGGQGGSTRLRQRLDEAIAAFATPEVHVTVAFSGPLSVVDAVLADHAEAVVREAVSNAVRHADATSLSVSVVAGDELCIEVVDDGCGIPADITGSGLNNLQRRAAEVGGTFAIEAVPSGGTRLSWQAPLR from the coding sequence ATGGGACCCGTGACCGACTGGGGGAAGTCGGACGCTGGTACCGGTATGCGCCCGTTGCGGGAGACACTGTCCCAGCTCCGCCTTCGCGAACTTCTCAACGAGGTTCAGGACCGCGTCGAACAGATCGTCGAGGGCCGGGACCGCCTTGATGGCCTGCTCGACGCGATGCTTACCGTCACCTCGGGCCTGGAACTCGACGAAACGTTGCGCACCATCGTCGGCACCGCGGTCGAGCTGGTGGACGCCCGCTACGGAGCGCTGGGAGTCCGAGGTCACGACCACGAACTCGTCGAGTTCATCTACCAGGGAATCGACGAGACGACGCGGGAGCACATCGGTCATCTTCCGGAGGGGCGCGGCGTGCTCGGGGTGCTCATCGACGATCCGAAGCCCATCCGGCTGGACAACATTTCCCAGCACCCGGACTCGGTGGGTTTCCCCGATCACCATCCGCCGATGCGGACATTCCTCGGAGTGCCGGTACGCATCCGTGATCAGGTGTTCGGCAATCTCTACCTGACCGAGAAGGCAGGTGGGCAACCGTTCAGCGAGGACGACGAAGTCCTGGTGCAGGCACTGGCCGCCGCAGCGGGCATCGCCATCGACAACGCCCGGCTCTACGAGCAGTCCAAGATCCGGCGGTCCTGGATCGAAGCCACCCGTGACATCGGCACCGAGATGCTCTCGGGGGTCGATCCGTCGACGGTGTTCCGGCTGGTGGCCGACAAGTCGCGCCAGCTTAGCGGCGCCCAGTCCACGCTGGTCGCGGTGCGTTCGGACCTCGACGACCCGGACGGCGAGATCGAGGAGCTGCTGGTGGTGGCCGCCTCGGGTCACGGGCTGGCGGCCATCCCGGCGGCCATTCCGACGGCGGGCAACGTGATCGCCGAGGTCTTCGCCAGCGCCACCCCCCGACGTTTGGATGCTCTCGTCCTTGATGCCGCGGTCTCGTGGCCGGGGCCGGCCCTGGTTCTGCCCCTGCGCGCCAGCGGCACCGTCGCAGGCGTGCTGGTCGCGCTGCGGCCCGAGGGTGCCGCGCCGTTCGACGCCGAGGAGCTGGACATGGTCGCGGCATTCGTCGACCAGGCGGGGCTGGCGTGGCGGTTGGCCACCGCCCAGCGTCGGTTGCGGGAGGTCGATGTGCTCACCGACCGGGACCGGATCGCGCGCGACCTGCACGACCACGTGATCCAGCGGTTGTTCGCGGTGGGCCTGACGCTGCAGGGCACGATCCCGCGAGCACGCACACCGGAGGTCCAGTCCAGGCTTACCGAGTGCGTCGATGATCTACAGCAGGTCATCCAGGAGATCCGTACCGCGATATTCGACCTGCACGGTGGCCAGGGCGGCAGCACCCGCCTGCGGCAGCGACTCGACGAGGCCATCGCCGCCTTCGCCACCCCCGAGGTGCACGTCACCGTTGCGTTCTCCGGCCCTTTGTCGGTGGTCGACGCGGTCCTGGCCGATCACGCCGAGGCCGTGGTGCGCGAAGCGGTCAGCAACGCCGTGCGTCATGCCGACGCGACGTCGTTGTCGGTCAGCGTCGTCGCCGGCGATGAGTTGTGCATCGAGGTCGTCGACGACGGCTGTGGCATCCCTGCCGACATCACCGGCAGCGGGTTGAACAACCTGCAGCGGCGCGCGGCCGAGGTCGGCGGCACCTTTGCCATCGAGGCGGTGCCCTCCGGCGGCACCCGGCTGAGCTGGCAGGCGCCGTTGCGCTGA
- a CDS encoding pyridoxamine 5'-phosphate oxidase family protein — protein sequence MTDNTSPITVLPASQCWDLLAGVTLGRLVTSVDGNPAIFPVNFVVHNRSILFRTAQGTKLVSAAINNNVLFEADDHDAAQGWSVIVAGTARSLRDDEEIAEAERADLLPWTPTEKPHFVQIRPLSITGRRFVFGPATAPAPAAEDPVLG from the coding sequence ATGACCGACAACACCTCACCGATCACCGTCCTTCCGGCCTCGCAATGCTGGGACCTGCTGGCCGGCGTCACGCTGGGTCGCCTGGTCACCAGCGTCGACGGCAATCCGGCGATCTTTCCGGTCAATTTCGTTGTACACAACCGCAGCATCCTGTTCCGCACCGCGCAGGGCACCAAGCTGGTCAGCGCGGCGATCAACAACAACGTCCTGTTCGAGGCCGACGACCACGACGCCGCGCAGGGCTGGAGCGTGATTGTCGCGGGCACGGCGCGCTCACTGCGCGACGACGAAGAGATCGCCGAGGCCGAACGTGCCGACCTGCTGCCGTGGACGCCGACGGAGAAGCCGCATTTCGTCCAGATCCGCCCGCTCAGCATCACCGGCAGACGGTTCGTGTTCGGTCCCGCGACCGCACCCGCACCGGCCGCCGAAGATCCCGTTCTGGGATGA
- the otsB gene encoding trehalose-phosphatase — protein MGLPVLVDPRRFDAVILGPQAGVSAELVRQLQAVDISVATVDSTPDAQMLCDAARALGVRPSRCVVIDADPAGVTAARVSGFALVIGVAAAGSAERLHRCGADVVVPDLVSLAVRDGFRPISATADALRSYSEIAPLVETRTPAVLLDFDGTLSEIVGDPGTASLVPGAREILESLAARCPVAVISGRELDDIRDRVGVPGIWYAGSHGLELWAPDGTRQQSQTGATQAQVLATAVAELRAGLAGIDGVLIEDKRFTVAVHYRHVAADRVDQVIAATRTVGQRCGLRTADGRKVIELRPDTDWDKGTAVDWILDQIDGTELLLPLYIGDDLTDEDAFDVLRHKGIGVAVRSAESGDRRSAARYALDGPEAVCRFLVRLSDQLAVGQNPTNDPWTLMFGAYRPADERLRETLCTLGNGYLAVRGAAPECETGENHYPATYVAGIYNRLTDQVSGVDIDNESLVNLPNWLPLTFRIDDGPWFDIDDVEVRSYVATVDFRRAILVREFVVCDPTGRITRIAQRRCVAMHRPHVAAMQTTVHAENWSGRLQFRSVIDGGVRNLGVERYRELSAQHLVVDSMREVLCDSVLLECHTSESQIRVAVAVRHRLVDLTAECQVHRDVNRIGHDMAVEVTSGSAVTVEKVAAIYTSRDHGISGPVAAAERELANIGDFDELFEGHRLAWTHLWERFNVDLGNEPDLLRLVRLHQLHLLQTLSPHTADLDVGVPARGLHGEAYRGHVFWDELFVFPVLNMRLPKVTRSLLLYRYRRLPEARRAARQAGYRGAMFPWQSGSDGREESQRLHLNPRSGRWNPDASARAHHVGLAIAYNVWQHYQVTGDIGFLIDYGAEMLAEIAQFWVSAATFDPARDRYVIRGVIGPDEFHSGYPGRDYEGIDNNAYTNVLAVWVIVRALEALERLPLSYRLALLEMLQVDDDDLRRWEDVSRRMFVPFHAGVISQFEGYADLEELDWDGYRARYADLQRLDRILEAEGSSANNYKVAKQADVLMLFYLFSADELYELFDRLGYSLAPEQIPATIGYYQKRTSHGSTLSAVVHSWVLARGDRRQAMHYFRQVMASDVSDIQHGTTAEGIHLAAMAGSIDLLQRCFTGLELRRDRIVVGPLWPTSLGRLTFTFRYRGHRLRISVVGRSATLSAEPGDAAPVLVECRGDSRELAAGRSVEFAQ, from the coding sequence ATGGGGCTTCCGGTGCTGGTCGATCCGAGGCGTTTCGACGCGGTGATCCTCGGGCCACAGGCCGGTGTGAGTGCCGAACTGGTGCGGCAACTGCAAGCCGTGGACATCAGCGTGGCGACCGTCGACAGCACACCCGATGCGCAGATGCTGTGTGACGCCGCCCGCGCGCTCGGGGTCCGGCCGTCGCGGTGTGTGGTCATCGACGCCGACCCGGCCGGTGTGACCGCCGCACGCGTGAGCGGCTTCGCGCTGGTCATCGGCGTGGCCGCGGCAGGCAGCGCAGAGCGTCTGCATCGCTGCGGCGCCGACGTCGTGGTCCCCGACCTGGTGTCGCTCGCAGTTCGTGACGGATTCCGGCCCATCTCTGCCACCGCCGATGCGCTGCGGTCCTACAGCGAGATCGCACCGCTGGTCGAGACACGCACGCCGGCGGTGCTGCTGGACTTCGACGGGACGCTCTCGGAGATCGTCGGTGACCCGGGCACGGCCTCGCTTGTTCCCGGAGCCCGCGAGATTCTGGAATCGCTGGCTGCGCGGTGTCCGGTTGCGGTGATCAGCGGCCGTGAACTCGACGACATCCGTGACCGGGTCGGTGTCCCGGGCATCTGGTATGCCGGCAGCCACGGTCTGGAGCTCTGGGCTCCTGACGGAACCCGCCAGCAGAGCCAGACCGGTGCCACCCAAGCGCAGGTGCTCGCGACTGCGGTGGCCGAACTGCGGGCCGGCCTGGCCGGAATCGACGGTGTGCTGATCGAGGACAAGCGGTTCACCGTGGCTGTGCACTACCGGCACGTCGCCGCCGACCGAGTCGATCAGGTGATCGCTGCCACGCGGACCGTCGGCCAGCGGTGCGGCCTACGGACCGCGGACGGACGCAAAGTGATCGAACTGCGCCCGGACACCGACTGGGACAAGGGCACAGCAGTGGACTGGATCCTCGACCAGATCGACGGTACGGAACTGTTGCTGCCCCTCTACATCGGCGATGACCTCACCGACGAGGACGCCTTCGATGTCTTGCGCCACAAAGGTATTGGTGTCGCGGTGCGCAGCGCCGAATCCGGGGACCGCAGGTCGGCCGCGCGATATGCCCTCGACGGTCCCGAGGCCGTCTGCCGATTCCTGGTGCGGTTGTCCGATCAGCTGGCCGTCGGCCAGAACCCCACCAACGACCCGTGGACGCTGATGTTCGGCGCGTATCGGCCGGCCGACGAGCGGCTCCGGGAGACGCTGTGCACGCTGGGTAACGGGTACCTGGCGGTGCGGGGTGCGGCGCCGGAGTGTGAAACAGGGGAAAATCACTATCCGGCAACCTATGTCGCGGGAATCTACAATCGCCTCACCGATCAGGTCTCGGGTGTCGACATCGACAACGAGAGTCTGGTCAATCTGCCGAATTGGCTGCCGTTGACCTTCCGCATCGATGATGGTCCGTGGTTCGACATCGACGATGTCGAGGTCAGGTCCTACGTGGCGACGGTCGATTTCCGTCGGGCCATCTTGGTGCGCGAGTTCGTGGTGTGCGACCCCACCGGACGTATCACCAGGATTGCCCAGCGCCGCTGCGTGGCGATGCACCGGCCGCACGTGGCGGCGATGCAAACCACCGTGCATGCCGAGAACTGGTCAGGACGACTGCAATTCCGATCGGTCATCGACGGCGGCGTCCGCAATCTCGGGGTCGAACGGTATCGGGAGTTGTCCGCACAGCACTTGGTGGTGGACTCCATGCGCGAAGTCTTGTGCGATTCCGTGCTTTTGGAGTGCCATACCAGTGAGTCACAGATTCGGGTAGCGGTGGCGGTGCGTCACCGGTTGGTCGATCTGACCGCCGAGTGTCAGGTTCATCGCGATGTGAACCGGATCGGTCACGACATGGCCGTCGAGGTCACCTCGGGTTCGGCGGTCACCGTGGAGAAAGTGGCGGCCATCTACACCAGCCGCGACCACGGGATCTCCGGGCCGGTCGCCGCGGCCGAACGCGAACTGGCCAACATAGGGGACTTCGACGAGCTTTTCGAGGGTCATCGGCTGGCCTGGACTCATCTGTGGGAGCGGTTCAACGTCGACCTCGGCAACGAGCCCGACCTGTTGCGGCTGGTGCGTCTGCATCAGTTGCACCTGTTGCAGACGCTCTCGCCGCACACCGCCGACCTCGATGTCGGGGTGCCTGCGCGCGGCCTGCACGGCGAGGCCTACCGCGGGCATGTGTTCTGGGACGAGCTGTTCGTGTTCCCGGTGTTGAATATGCGCTTGCCGAAAGTCACGCGCTCGCTTCTGCTCTACCGGTACCGCCGACTGCCCGAGGCCCGCCGCGCTGCCCGGCAGGCCGGCTACCGGGGTGCGATGTTTCCATGGCAGTCGGGCAGCGATGGGCGCGAGGAGAGCCAGCGTCTGCATCTGAATCCGCGGTCGGGGCGGTGGAACCCCGACGCCAGCGCCCGCGCCCATCACGTCGGACTGGCGATCGCCTACAACGTCTGGCAGCACTATCAGGTCACCGGAGATATCGGGTTCCTGATCGACTACGGGGCGGAGATGCTCGCCGAGATCGCCCAGTTCTGGGTCAGCGCCGCGACGTTCGACCCGGCACGCGACCGCTATGTGATCCGTGGCGTGATCGGGCCCGACGAGTTCCACTCCGGCTATCCCGGCCGGGATTACGAGGGCATCGACAACAACGCGTACACCAACGTGCTGGCGGTGTGGGTGATCGTCCGGGCGCTGGAGGCGCTGGAACGGCTGCCGCTGAGCTACCGGCTGGCCCTGCTGGAGATGCTGCAGGTCGACGACGACGACCTGCGGCGTTGGGAAGACGTCAGCCGGCGGATGTTCGTTCCGTTCCACGCCGGGGTCATCAGCCAGTTCGAAGGTTATGCCGACCTCGAGGAACTGGACTGGGACGGTTACCGGGCACGCTATGCCGACCTGCAGCGGCTGGACCGGATCCTCGAAGCCGAGGGCTCGAGCGCGAACAACTACAAGGTGGCCAAACAGGCTGATGTGTTGATGCTGTTCTACCTGTTCTCGGCCGACGAGCTCTACGAATTGTTCGACCGGCTGGGCTACTCGTTGGCCCCCGAACAGATCCCGGCGACCATCGGCTACTACCAGAAGCGCACTTCACACGGCTCCACCTTGAGTGCGGTGGTGCACTCCTGGGTACTCGCCCGCGGCGACCGGCGCCAAGCCATGCACTACTTCCGTCAGGTGATGGCCTCCGACGTGAGCGACATCCAGCACGGCACCACCGCGGAGGGCATTCACCTGGCTGCGATGGCCGGCAGCATCGATCTGCTGCAGCGCTGTTTCACCGGCCTGGAGTTGCGGCGCGACCGCATCGTGGTGGGGCCGCTGTGGCCCACCTCGCTCGGCCGGCTGACGTTCACCTTCCGCTACCGCGGGCATCGACTGCGGATCAGCGTCGTCGGGCGAAGTGCCACGCTGAGTGCCGAACCGGGCGACGCTGCGCCGGTGCTGGTCGAATGTCGAGGCGATAGCAGGGAACTGGCCGCCGGGCGCTCCGTCGAGTTCGCGCAGTGA